The following coding sequences are from one Streptomyces dengpaensis window:
- a CDS encoding FAD-dependent oxidoreductase, translating to MPQTVSLDAVEAPVVQRSDVVVVGGGPAGVSAAVAAARTGADVTLLERYSALGGLASGGMVLVLDDMINGSEVTVTGIVDEYVERMAKLGLAVYPPAEDRYSSPEMWAKWGRWGAFDFHSHTSPKPICYAVAFDPDGWKRVSNDLVRESGVNLRLHSWFSRPVVQDGAVKGVVCETKSGPQAVMGDVVIDTTGDIDVASRAGASYAQDNYLVTLVFRLGGVDTAAAERFEQENPREARAVNRKIKRMLGGAWELWWLKTPVPGVVWCNCPHMTGFDGTDPASLTEAEFEARARIGAVLDHIKSDLPGFDNAYLLDVAEQMGVRQTRLLQGEYVVTKDDVTSRRHFADSVARGRDYYTPYRALLPRDVDQLLVAGRHYSATPEAQRISREIPPCMAMGQAAGIAAATAVEQGVLVRDVDPAVIQRRMREQGADPGDVPAENATVDQIEESVA from the coding sequence ATGCCCCAGACCGTCTCTCTCGACGCCGTCGAGGCGCCCGTGGTCCAGCGGTCCGACGTGGTCGTGGTCGGCGGCGGACCGGCCGGGGTCAGCGCGGCCGTGGCCGCCGCCCGCACCGGGGCCGACGTGACCCTGCTGGAACGCTACTCGGCCCTCGGCGGTCTGGCCTCCGGCGGCATGGTCCTGGTCCTCGACGACATGATCAACGGGAGCGAGGTCACCGTCACCGGCATCGTCGACGAGTACGTCGAGCGGATGGCCAAGCTCGGTCTCGCCGTCTACCCGCCGGCCGAGGACCGCTACTCCTCGCCCGAGATGTGGGCCAAGTGGGGCCGTTGGGGAGCGTTCGACTTCCACTCCCACACCAGCCCCAAGCCGATCTGCTACGCCGTCGCCTTCGACCCCGACGGCTGGAAGCGGGTCTCCAACGACCTGGTCCGCGAGAGCGGGGTCAACCTGCGGCTGCACAGCTGGTTCTCGCGACCGGTGGTCCAGGACGGCGCGGTGAAGGGCGTGGTCTGCGAGACCAAGTCCGGCCCGCAGGCGGTGATGGGCGACGTGGTGATCGACACGACCGGCGACATCGACGTGGCGTCCCGGGCCGGCGCCTCGTACGCCCAGGACAACTACCTGGTCACCCTGGTCTTCCGGCTCGGCGGGGTGGACACCGCGGCCGCCGAGCGCTTCGAGCAGGAGAACCCGCGCGAGGCACGGGCCGTCAACCGCAAGATCAAGCGGATGCTGGGCGGCGCCTGGGAGTTGTGGTGGCTCAAGACGCCCGTCCCCGGCGTGGTCTGGTGCAACTGCCCGCACATGACCGGCTTCGACGGCACCGACCCGGCCTCGCTCACCGAGGCCGAGTTCGAGGCCCGGGCCCGGATCGGCGCCGTCCTCGACCACATCAAGTCCGACCTGCCCGGCTTCGACAACGCCTACCTGCTCGACGTCGCCGAGCAGATGGGCGTCCGTCAGACCCGGCTGCTGCAGGGCGAGTACGTGGTCACCAAGGACGACGTCACCTCCCGCCGCCACTTCGCCGACAGCGTCGCCCGCGGCCGCGACTACTACACCCCGTACCGCGCCCTGCTGCCGCGCGACGTCGACCAGCTGCTGGTCGCCGGCCGGCACTACTCGGCCACCCCCGAGGCGCAGCGGATCTCCCGGGAGATCCCGCCCTGCATGGCCATGGGCCAGGCCGCCGGCATCGCCGCCGCCACCGCGGTGGAGCAGGGCGTCCTCGTCCGGGACGTGGACCCGGCCGTCATCCAGCGCCGGATGCGCGAGCAGGGCGCCGACCCCGGTGACGTCCCCGCAGAGAACGCGACCGTCGACCAGATCGAGGAGTCCGTGGCATGA
- a CDS encoding CaiB/BaiF CoA transferase family protein yields the protein MTATAQPLSGITVIDFTQVFMGPSCTQMLGDYGADVIKVERPGTGDISRTSIPDPAGLDNPIFLSINRNKRSIAIDTRTEEGRQAVRELVRSADVVVSNFRAGVMERLGLGYEALLAVNPRIIWASGTGFGTEGPYAHKGGQDAIAQAYSGVMWRRVSEDDPLTLYPTTLCDYTTGMHLLQGILLALLHRDRTGEGQKVEVSMYDSMLHMQMQEACQQLNRGSEINWAAMPLTGVFRSTDGALIMVGGFKANPLHHISRALELDEDLGERPEFATLDLQFAHRTELQRIFSEAVARNTTDYWVKRLEDEDILCAPVRSLEQTLDDEQTAVNKMIVEMDHPVAGRIRAINAPLHLSAAPAEVRRFPPRLGEHGAEVLGELGYSAEQIELLREKGVLR from the coding sequence ATGACCGCCACCGCACAGCCGCTGAGCGGCATCACCGTCATCGACTTCACCCAGGTCTTCATGGGCCCGTCCTGCACCCAGATGCTGGGCGACTACGGCGCCGACGTGATCAAGGTGGAGCGCCCCGGCACCGGCGACATCTCCCGGACCTCGATCCCGGACCCGGCCGGCCTGGACAACCCCATCTTCCTGTCCATCAACCGCAACAAGCGCAGCATCGCCATCGACACCCGCACCGAGGAGGGCCGCCAGGCCGTGCGGGAGCTGGTGCGCTCCGCCGACGTCGTGGTGAGCAACTTCCGGGCCGGCGTGATGGAGCGGCTCGGCCTCGGCTACGAGGCACTGCTTGCCGTCAACCCCAGGATCATCTGGGCCTCCGGCACCGGCTTCGGCACGGAGGGCCCGTACGCCCACAAGGGCGGTCAGGACGCCATCGCCCAGGCGTACAGCGGAGTGATGTGGCGCCGGGTGTCCGAGGACGACCCGCTCACCCTCTACCCGACCACGCTCTGCGACTACACGACGGGCATGCACCTGCTCCAGGGCATCCTGCTGGCCCTGCTGCACCGCGACCGCACCGGCGAGGGGCAGAAGGTGGAGGTGTCGATGTACGACTCGATGCTCCACATGCAGATGCAGGAGGCCTGCCAGCAGCTCAACCGCGGCTCCGAGATCAACTGGGCCGCGATGCCGCTCACCGGGGTGTTCCGCAGCACCGACGGCGCGCTGATCATGGTCGGCGGTTTCAAGGCCAACCCGCTGCACCACATCAGCCGCGCCCTCGAGCTCGACGAGGACCTGGGAGAGCGCCCCGAGTTCGCCACCCTCGACCTGCAGTTCGCGCACCGGACCGAGCTGCAGCGCATCTTCTCCGAGGCGGTGGCCCGCAACACCACCGATTACTGGGTCAAGCGGCTCGAGGACGAGGACATCCTGTGCGCTCCGGTGCGCAGCCTGGAGCAGACACTCGACGACGAGCAGACCGCGGTCAACAAGATGATCGTCGAGATGGACCACCCGGTCGCCGGCCGGATCCGCGCCATCAACGCGCCGCTCCACCTCTCCGCCGCCCCCGCCGAGGTACGCCGGTTCCCGCCACGGCTCGGCGAGCACGGCGCCGAGGTGCTCGGCGAACTCGGCTACTCCGCCGAGCAGATCGAGCTGCTCCGCGAGAAAGGGGTACTGCGATGA